GTGCCCTCGGCGACATCGGTCAGCCGGTCACGCCCGCTTGTGAGTCGTCCAAGACGGACAGATCGTACGATCTTCCTTCGTCGCGTGGGCCTAGGCCAAGTGCGAGTGCGATGCGGGGGCTGAGCGCCGGGTACCATTCGGCGCGGCGTCCCGCAACGGGGCCGCTCTGCAGAACTCTGTGGCATAGGCTGAGGGTGTATCGCCATACGTTCCTCTACTTCAATGATAAGTACTAACGTCAAGTGGGGAGAGGACAAGAGGGTCTACCACGGAGGGCGCAGAGGTAAGGAGGAGCAAGGAGCAGGGAGGTAGGAGATGTGCCCGGGTGTGAGCGGATCAGGCGGGACGGAATTTAGGGAGGGTGACTTCCGGGGTGACGTCTTCGAAGACGACGCGGACGGGCATGCCGATGGTGATCCGATCGTTCGGGAGACCGACGATGTTGGAGTAAAGGAAAGGGCCTTCTTCCAGCTGGATGAGGGCGACGACGTAGGGGAGGTCGTTGACGAAGGCGGGGATGTAGGGCTGGTTCATTTCGATGCGGCCCCAGATGACGCCACGGCCGCTGGCTTCGACGAATTCTCGGTCAGGGGAGAGGCACCGGTTGCACTGGAGATAGGGAGGGAACCAGACGTTGCCGCAGGCGCGACACTTGGGCAGGACGAACTTGTGTTGTTTGCAGGCGTCCCAGAAGGGACGGGCTTCCGGCGTGATATTCGGGAGGGGTTTTGTGTAGGCGGTTTTCATGAGCGAATCATCGCAAGGGTACGGAGTGGAGGAGGAAGAGTCAAGGGTGTGTAAGGGTTCGGCGTGCAGGCCCACAACATGCGGTATTCATGAAAAGCGGCGCACAGGGCTATGGTATACTTCGCAGCCAAACGAATCTGCGGCCGTGGGGCAGATCACGACGTGACTACACCTGCGCTCCTTTCGAAGACGCCCCTGCATGAGGCGCATGTGCGTCTTCGGGCCAAGCTGGTGCCCTTTGCCGGGTGGGAGATGCCGGTGCAGTATGGGGGCATCATCGCCGAACACCGGGCGGTGCGAAGCGCGTGGGGCATCTTTGACGTTTCGCACATGGGACGCGTGCGCCTGTGGGGAGCCGATGCCGGAAGGCTACTGCACCGGCTGATGACCTCAGACGTGCCAGCCTTAGCGGAGTGGCGCGCGCGGTACGGGCTGATGTGCCTTGAGAACGGCGGCATCTTGGACGATGTCGTGGCCCTCCGGCAAGAGGCAGGCCGCTGGTACCTGGTCTGCAATGCCTCGAATCGCGAGGCGGTGCTGAAGCACCTGGCCGGCGAGCGGGCGCGACTGGTCGGCCATGCCGATACATCGCTCGAAGATGAGACGACGGCGACGGTGATGATCGCGGCGCAGGGGCCGATGGCGATCGAGGGGGCCTCGGCCGTGCTCGGGGCATCGTTCGGCGCGCTGAAGCGGTTCGGCGGAGGCCTTTTCCGCTGGAAGGGCGTCCCGGCGCTGGTGACGCGCACGGGGTATACGGGCGAGGATGGAATCGAGATCGTTGTCGCCGCTTCGCAGGGAGTCGCGCTGTGGGAGGCGCTGCTGCAGGCGGGGGCGATGCCTTGCGGCCTAGGGGCGCGGGATACCTTGCGCCTGGAGGCGGGCCTGCCGCTCCATGGGAATGACATCAGCCTGGAGAGGAATCCTATCGAGGCTGGGCTTGAGCGATACGTGCGGAGCGACGAGGGATTCATCGGGGCGCGCGCGATCCACGAGGCGCAGAGGCGAGGCGTGAGCCAGCGGCTGGCGGGCTTCCGCGCCGTGCAGAAGGGAGTTGCGCCCCGGCATGGGCATAGCCTCTTTCACGAAGGAAGGGCCGTGGGCGTGGTGACGAGCGGATCGCCTTCGCCGACGCTGGAGGCGAATATCGGGATGGGGTATATGACGCGGGAACTGGCGAAGCCGGGGACGCGGCTGACGGTTGACGTGCGCGGGACGAAGGTGGCGGTGGAGATCGTCCCGCTGCCCTTTTATAAGCGGATAGCCTAAGGCGAGCGCGGCAGGCATGAACCCACCAGAGCTTCGATACTCGAGAGAGCATGAATGGGTGCGCATGGAGAAAGATGGGACGGCGACCATCGGCATCACGCACTATGCCCAGGAGCAGCTGGGAGACGTGGTCTATGTGGACCTGCCCGAGAAGGGGAAGGGGCTTTCGCAGTTCACGAAGTTCGGAGAAATCGAATCGGTGAAGGCGGTCTCCGACCTCTTTGCGCCCATAGGCGGGGAGATCATCGCGACGAACGCGGCGCTGAAAGATTCGCCGGAGCTTGTGAATACGGACCCCTACGGCCAGGGGTGGATGGTGAAGGTGAAGCCGCGCGATACGGGTGAACTGAAGAGCCTGATGGATTCCAAGGCCTACGACCTGCTCCTCCAAGAGACGACGTGACGCGATAGCCGTGATCCCGTACCTACCCACCACGGAGCGCGACCGCAGGGCGATGCTCGACACCATCGGCGTCGAGAGAGTTGACGCGCTCTTCGCCGATATCCCCAAGGAGTTTCGCGATCCCGGGCTGAACCTGCCACCGCCGCTCTCCGAGCTTGAGCTGAAGCGAGAGCTGCAGCGCCTGGCGGCGAAGAATGCCAGCGGCGACGAGTGGGGCTACTTCCTGGGCGGAGGCGCGTACCGCCACTTCATCCCGGGAGTGGTGTGGAACCTGGTGAAGCGGAGCGAGTTCCTGACGGCCTACACGCCCTACCAGCCGGAGATCAGCCAGGGGGTGCTGCAGGCTTCGTACGAGTTCCAGACGCTCTGCTGCCAGCTCCTGAACATGGAAGTGGCGAATGTGGGGATGTACGACGGCGCGACGGCCTTCGCGGAGGCGGCGCTGATGGCCTGCCGCCTGACAAAGCGGGCGAAGGTGCGGGCGCTTGCCACCGTTTCTCCCAGGTATATCGCCGTGCTGGAGACGTATGCGGTGCCGCAGGGCGTGGAGGTTGAGGTGGTGGAGACGGCGACGGCGGCCGGCGGACCTGAGATCGCCTGCCTTCTGGCGCAGAGCCCCAACTTTTCCGGAGCTATGGAGGACCTGGACCGGTTGGGGAAGGCGACGCACAGCCACGGCTCGCTCTTGGTGGTTGCCACAGACCCGATCGCGATGGGCCTGTTCAAGCCGCCAGGGGACTACGGGGCGGACATCGCGGTGGCGGAGGGACAGCCGTTGGGGGTGCCGATGAGCTTTGGGGGGCCGTATGTGGGCATCTTCACGTGCAAAGCTTCGCATGTGCGGCAGATGCCAGGGCGCATCGTGGGGAAGACGGTGGATGGGCAGGGGAAGACCGGGTATGTGCTGACGCTGCAGACGCGGGAGCAACATATCCGCCGGGAGCGGGCCACTTCCAATATCTGCACAAGCGAGACGCTCATCGCCATTGCGAATGCGGTCTACATGGCAGCGCTGGGCAAGTGGGGGATGCGGCGGGTGGCGGAGCTGTGCTACCACAAGGCGCACTACGCGGCGGCGCAGATCGCCAAGATACCCGGCTATGCCATCGCCACGGAGGGCGTCTTTTTCAAAGAGTTCGCCGTCACGTGCCCGGCTGCGCCTTCGGAGATCAACAAGGCGCTCAGGGCGCGGAAGATCGTCGGCGGGCTGGATATCAGCAGTCCCGGGACGCCGAACAGGATGCTGGTCTGTGTCACCGAGGTGAACACGAAGGCAGAAATTGACTCGCTCATCGAAGGTTTGCGGGAGGCGGCGGATGGAAGATAAACGCCGCCTGCTGATGGACCGGAGCCAGCCCGGGCGGAGAGGGACGACGCTGCCGGAGTGCGATGTGCCGGAGGCGGCCTTGCCGGAGAGGCGCTACCTGCGGGACGACCTGCCGATGCCGGAGGTGAGTGAGCCGGAGATCGTCCGTTATTTCACGCACCTTAGCCAGTTGAACTACGGAGTGGACACGGGCTTCTACCCGCTAGGCTCCTGTACGATGAAGTACAACCCGAAGCTGCACGAGGATGCGGCGTCTTACCCCGGTTTTGCCAGCATCCACCCCCTGTTGGATGGGGAGCTTTCCCAAGGCGCGCTCCAGCTGATGCACGAGCTGCAGCAGATGCTGGCGGAGATCGCCGGGCTGCACCGGTGCAGCCTGCCGCCGGTGGCGGGGGCGCACGGGGAGTATGCGGGGATGCAGGTGATCCGCGCTGCACTGCGGGCGAAGGGCCAGGGGCACCGGAAGACGGTAATCATCCCGGATTCGGCGCACGGGACGAACCCGGCGACGGCGGCGATGTGCGGCTTCCAGGTGGTCTCCGTGCCTGCGGACGGCGACGGGAACATGAACCTGGGGAGGCTGCAGGAGGCGCTGGCAACGGGAGACGTGGTGGCGCTGATGATCACGCTGCCCAGCACGCTGGGGCTCTTCGATAGGAATATCGTGGAGATCTGCCGGATGGTGCACATGGCAGGGGGGTATGTGTACGGCGACGGGGCGAACTTCAACGCGCTCCTGGGGCGGGTGAAGATGGGCCAGCTGGGGTTCGACGTGGTGCACATGAACCTGCACAAGACGTTCACGACGCCGCACGGGGGAGGAGGCCCGGGCTCGGGCGCGATCAGCGTGAGCCGTGAGCTTGCGCCCTTCTGCGCGACGCCGGTGGTGACGCTCAGGAACGGGCGCTACCAGCTGGAGACGCCGGACAAGAGCTTTGGGCGCATCTCCACGTTCCACGGGAACTTCGGCAATCTGGTGCGGGCCTATTGCTATATCAGGATGCTGGGGGCGGCAGGCCTGCGCGAGGTGAGCGGGAACGCGGTGCTGCACGCGAACTATGTCCAGGCGAAGCTGAAGGCGACCTACGGCCTGGCCTATGACCGCCGCTGCATGCATGAAGTCGTTTTTTCGCCGACGCACCTGAAGAGGCACGGCGTGCGAGCGCTGGATGTGGCGAAGCGGCTGATTGACTATGGCTACCACCCACCGACGATGTATTTTCCCCTGGTGGTGGAGGAGGCGCTGATGGTGGAGCCGACGGAGACGGAGACGAAGGAGACGCTGGACGCCTTCATCGAGGCGATGGAGCAGATCGCGAAGGAGGCGGCGGCCACGCCTGCGCTGCTGCATGAGGCGCCGCACCATGCGCCGGTGGGACGGCTGGACGAGGCGCGGGCGGCGCGGCAGCCCGACCTGCGGTGGCGCGGCGGCCGGAAGCCTGCATAGCAAGAGGTCATCATGGTGCCTGACGCGATACACGGCCATATCCTGTACGAAGCGCTTTATGCGGTGGGAGTCTTCATCGCCTCCTACATCACAGGGCGGGTCGTTTCCAAGGTTGTTTTTCCGCTCATCCGGAAGCTGACGGCGAAATCGCGCACGAATATAGACGACCTGCTGCTCCACGCCTTCTCGACACCCATCATCCTCTTCATCACGGTGCAGGGGACGTTCAGCGCGCTCCAAGGCCTCTCCGCCCTGGACCAAGCTGAAGACGAACTCAACAAGGCGTGGCTGGCAACATCCGTCGCGATCGCCTTCTGGCTGTTGAGCCGGTTGCTCCAAGCGGCGATCACATGGTACGGGCAGGAGGTGGCCTCCAAGACGGAGACGAAGTGGGACGACCAGGCGCTGCCGATCATCAAGCGCATCGTGAGCATCACAACGCTGACGATAGGCGTCCTCTTTGTCCTTCAGTCCATCGGGATCTCGATCAGCCCGCTGCTGGCGGCTCTGGGCATCGGCGGCTTGGCGGTGGCCCTGGCGCTGCAGCCGACGCTCTCCAACTTCATCTCCGGGACGTATGTCCTTTCGGACGGGTCGCTACGGCCGGGGGACTATATCGAGGTGAGCGGGGGGCCGGTGGGCACGGTGCAGGAGGTGGGCTGGCGCATCACGAAGCTGCTGACGCCGCAGAACAATATCGTGGTCATCCCGAACGCGAAGCTGGCGGACAGTGTCATCACGAACTACAACCAGCCTCTCCCGGCCATCAACGTGCCGACGGAGTGCGGCGTGAGCTATGAGAGCGACCTGGCCCGGGTGGAGCAGACGGCGCTGGAGGTGATGCTGGCCATCCGGGACAGGATGCCCGAGGCAGACAAGAGCTTTGAGCCGCGGGTCATCTTCTCTTCCTTCGGCGATTCCAACATCACGTTCAACTGCGTCATGCGGGCGACGGACAGGCCCGGCTCTTTCCGCATGAAGAGCGCGCTTATCCGGGACCTGCACAAGCGGTTCACGGCGGAAGGGATAGAGATCAACTACCCGGTGCGCAAGCTGATGTTCCCGCAGAACGGGACGCCCGCGCCCGCGCCACGATTGTTCACGGAGCCGCCGCCCCCGCCGGAGCCTGGGGGCGATGACGAGCCGAAGGGAACGTATCGCGGCAGGCCGATCAAGGGGAAGGTGGGGACGTATGGGAACAGGGCCGACGAGGATGACGACGGCGGGGACTAGACCTTGGCCTTGATCTTGGCAAAGTCAAAGCTGGCGACATCGGTCAGGGGCAGGGAGTAGACGTCTCCGCGGGCGCCCGCGGAGACGGGATCACCGCCGCGCTCCAGGAGCGGGATGAGGGAGCCGAGGAGCATCCCGTTGATGACGATAGAGGCCTTGCCGTGGATGGAGGCGCCTTTGATCTCGTAGTAGGCGGGGGCGCGCTCCAGGATGCAGCAGACGCGGTCGTCCTTGAGGATATTGGCGAAGGCGCGGGTCTCCCTGGGCAGGCGGAAGTAGAAGGTCCCATCGGCCACGCAGCAGGCTGCGGCATCGGCCCAGAGGCCGCCATCCTCATCGTTGGTGGCGACGACGCACCAGCGCTCGTTCGAGGCGAAGGCAACCAGCTCATCGTGCGTGAGGGCGATGCTTTCGCGGGGCATTATCGCTTCCTCCTCACATCCGTCAGCATGGCTGCCTCAGACGGGAGAATCTCAAGGAGGATGCGTTTGCCGCTGGCGAGACGTTCCTTGGAGCGGCTGGAGACGCCCTTGGAGACCCAGGAGCTTGTCTCTGGAGTCTCCCGGGTGGGAAGCTCGAGACCTTCGCGAAGGCGGGCCTGACCGCGGACGATGGCGGCCTTGAAGGATGGGTCGTCGTATCTGGTGGTGGCAAGGCAGGCGACGGTGGGGTCGCGCTGGAAGTTCTGGACCTTGGCGCTTTTGCGATAGGTGCTGAACTGGATGCGCCCTTCGCCGATGAGGCAGAGCATGGGATGGCCGGTGGGTGAGCCGTCCTTTCGTCGGGAGATGAGGAAGGTGCGCGGGTTGGCGCGAACGAAGGCGAGGACATCGGGCGGCAGGGGGAGCTCACTATCGGGCATGGCTACTTCTTGATGGGTGCGAAGCGGGCGCGCACATCGGCGACGGTGGCGATCTCGCGGCCCATGCTGCGGGCGAGGGAGGCGATCTCGCGGACGCGCTCGGCGTTCGTGGGGAGGTAGCCGGGGCCGCCGGGGTTATCGCCGAGGCCGACGCGGACGTGACCGCCATTGGCGATGGCCCATGTCCAGCATTCGAGAGCGGACTGGTAGTTGACGCCGAAGGGGAGGAAGAGCCACTCGCAGTCCATGTCCTTGGGGATCATGCCGGCGAAGACCTCCAGGTAGCGCGGCTCCGGCGGGAAGCCGAAGGGGTGGTTCTCCGCCAGGAAGAATTTGAGGAGGGAGGGGCGGTGGTAGTGCCCCATCTTCCAGAGGGTGATGGCGTTGCGCACCATGCCGGGCTCGAAGATGTCATGGGAGACCCAGAGATCGTGCTTCTTGGCGAACTCCATGTGGTGCATGATGGCGGACCATGGGTCGAGGAGGACGGTATCGTCCAGCGTGCGGCCGACGAACTTGTTGGTAGCCGGGTCCACTTTGATGATGTTGACGGAGCCGCCGATGATGGGGGCGATCTCCAGACGGCACAGGGGGTCCTGGGCGAGGGCCTCCACATGGCGGTAGCGCTCCGGCATGGGGATGGTGAGATAGGTGGGGTAACAAGGGATATCGGCCACGCGCCGGATGGCACGGAAGATGCGGAGGTAGATGTCCGGGTCGTTGAGGCGGGGGGCGCCGGTGCGTGGGTCGCGGCCGTGGAGGTGGATGACGGAGGCGCCGGCTTCGACGCAGGCGGCGACATCGGCGGCGATCTCCTCAGGCGAGAGGGCGACGTTGGGGTTCTGCTCGCGGGTGACGTTCTCGTTGAGGCCGACGGCGATGATGAGCTTTTTCATGGGGAACCAACCTGGCGGGAAAGTGGCGGGATGGTAGCATGAGGGATGGGGCGTGTAAAGAGGAAACAGCGGCGAAGAGTCCCCGCTAGACCAGAGCCTTTGCCTCGGTCAGCCGCGTGATGTCAGCCGGGGGCATGCCGAGCAGTTCAGCGTAGATGCGGGTATTGTCCTCCGCCCAAAGGGGCGCGGCTTTGCGGATCTCGCGGGAGGCGCCGTGGATGAAGGCGGGCGAGGCGTAGCCGGGGCGCCTGCCGATGACGGGGTGGACGATCTCCTGCCACATCCCACGCTCGCGGAGGTGGGGGTCTTCATAGACCTGCTGGATGTTGTAGACGGGGGCAGAGGCGACGCCGTGCTGCTGCAAGATATCCGTCGCCTCCTGGGGTGTGTGCCGGCGGGTCCAGGCTTCGATGAGCTTGTTCAGCTCGGCCTGATGGGCGACGCGCGAAGCGGGCGTGGCGAACTCCGGGCGCTGGGCCCAGGCGGGATCGCCCAGGGCTTTGCAGAGAGCGGCCCACTCCTCTTCCGTGCGCGCGCCGAGGGTGACCCACTGCTCAAGTCCCTTACAGTGATAGACGCCGTGGACGGGGATGAACTCGTCGCGGTTCTCTTTCTTCTTTGGGATGGAGCCGTTGACGGCGTACTGAAGAAAGGCGTCCGGGATGGCGTTGAAGGTAACTTCAGCCTGGGAGACGTCGAAATAGGCGCCTTGGCCGGTCTCCTGGCGGCGGGCAAGGCCGCTGAGGGCCAGCATCGCGCCATAGAGGGCGGAGACGTAATCCGTGTAGACGAAGGCGGAGTTGGAGGGCGGGCCGCCCTCGTAGCCGCCAAGCATGGCGAAGCCGGCCACCGACTCCAGGAGCGGCCCATAGGCGACGTAGTTCCTGGTGGGGCCTGTGGCGCCGAAGCCGGAGAGGGAGACGTGGATGATGCCGGGGTTGGCCTTGCGCAGCTCGCCATAAGGGACGCCCATGCGCTCCATGGTGCCTGCGGCGAAGTTTTCTATGACCACATCGCTGATGCCGACGAGCTTGAGGAAGTGGGCGCGGCCCTCCGGGTGCAGGAGGTCTATGGTGAGGCCGAGTTTGTTGCGGTTGATGATGTTGAAGTAGAAGCTGCGGTTCACGCCGCCGACGCCATCGAGCATGGGGAAGTTGTGGCGCAGGTTATCGGGACGGCGTTCCGTTTCGATCTTGACGACCTCCGCGCCGGCATCGGCAAGGAGGGAGGTGGCGTAGGGCGAGGCGATGGCGGTGCCAAGCTCCAGGACGCGGATGTGGGAGAGGGGCAGCCTGCTCATGCAATGACCCCTTGGGCGGCAAGGGTCGTGAGCTGGCGGCGTGAGAGGCCGAGGGTGGACATGAGGACGGCGCTGGTGTGTTGGCCCAGGCGCGGCGAAGGCGCGGGCGTCTGCCAGGGGAGGCTGGGGGTGAGATAGGGAGGGCGCAGGTAGGCCATATCGCCCGTTGCGGGATGGCGCGCCTTGCGGAAGATGCGGCGGCTGACGAACTGCGGGTCGGTAAGGGTTTTATCAATGGTGCGCGCCGGGCCGATGGGCAGGTCGGCGGCTTGGGCCTTCACGTAGAAGTCTTCGTTCGTCTGCTCCAGGAGCCAGGGCTGCATGAGCGCCGTGACGTCTTCCTTGTACTGCGCCCGGGTGCGCCGGTCTTTGAAGATGGGGTCCTTGGACCAATCCGGGTCGCCCATGAGCTTGACCAGGCGGTTCCAGTGGGCGTCCTGCACCAAGAAGATGCTGGTCCAGCCGTCCTTGACGCGGAAGAAATCGAAGGGGCCGATGCCGTAGATGCGCTCATTGCGTGGCTCCACCATGCCGTCAAAGGAGAAGCGGTTGACGGGTGTGGATTGGGTCGGCATCACGGACTCGGTCTCGGAGACGTCCACATGGCTGCCCTGGCCGGTGACCTTTCGCGAGACGATGGCGGTGAGGGCGCCCATCGCCACAGCAAGGCCGCCCATGACGGCGGCAGGGCGGCCGGGAAGCGACAGGGGAGGCTCATCGAGGGCGTCTACGTGCTGGGGGGTGTACCAGCTGGCCCCGGTCATGTGCAGGGCGGTGGAGGGATAGGCCTTCCGGTTGCGGTAGGGGCCCGTCTGCCCATAGGGGGTGACGGAGGCGACGACGAGACGGGGGAACTGGGCGTGAAGTTCCTCGTAGGTCAGCCCTAGGGCCTCCAGGTCTTTCGGCTGCTTGTTGTGAAGGAAGATGTCTGCCTTGGCGAGGAGCCCCTTGAGGAGCTTGCGCCCGGTAATCGTTCGAAGATTCAGGGCGACGCTGCGCTTGTTAGCGTTGAGCCAAGCGAACATAAGGCTGGTATCGCGGGGGCCTGCGCCGGGGGAAGGCGATCTGGCGAAGGGCGGCATGGAGCGAGCGGGGTCGCCTTTGGGAAGGGACTCGATCTTGATGACATCGGCGCCCAGGTCGGCCAGGAGCTTCCCGGCAAACGGGGCGCTGTAGACTTCGCCGAGCTCGATGACGAGGGTGCCTGCGAGGAATGGCCGAGGGCTCATAGCGCCGACTATCTTAGCGGTTTGCAACAAGCCGGGCGTCAGAGTGATACTGCTCCCCATTACCCACTTGCGGGAGGAGTCTCT
The Chloroflexota bacterium DNA segment above includes these coding regions:
- the gcvT gene encoding glycine cleavage system aminomethyltransferase GcvT, producing MVYFAAKRICGRGADHDVTTPALLSKTPLHEAHVRLRAKLVPFAGWEMPVQYGGIIAEHRAVRSAWGIFDVSHMGRVRLWGADAGRLLHRLMTSDVPALAEWRARYGLMCLENGGILDDVVALRQEAGRWYLVCNASNREAVLKHLAGERARLVGHADTSLEDETTATVMIAAQGPMAIEGASAVLGASFGALKRFGGGLFRWKGVPALVTRTGYTGEDGIEIVVAASQGVALWEALLQAGAMPCGLGARDTLRLEAGLPLHGNDISLERNPIEAGLERYVRSDEGFIGARAIHEAQRRGVSQRLAGFRAVQKGVAPRHGHSLFHEGRAVGVVTSGSPSPTLEANIGMGYMTRELAKPGTRLTVDVRGTKVAVEIVPLPFYKRIA
- a CDS encoding pyridoxamine 5'-phosphate oxidase family protein, with protein sequence MPRESIALTHDELVAFASNERWCVVATNDEDGGLWADAAACCVADGTFYFRLPRETRAFANILKDDRVCCILERAPAYYEIKGASIHGKASIVINGMLLGSLIPLLERGGDPVSAGARGDVYSLPLTDVASFDFAKIKAKV
- a CDS encoding mechanosensitive ion channel family protein, coding for MVPDAIHGHILYEALYAVGVFIASYITGRVVSKVVFPLIRKLTAKSRTNIDDLLLHAFSTPIILFITVQGTFSALQGLSALDQAEDELNKAWLATSVAIAFWLLSRLLQAAITWYGQEVASKTETKWDDQALPIIKRIVSITTLTIGVLFVLQSIGISISPLLAALGIGGLAVALALQPTLSNFISGTYVLSDGSLRPGDYIEVSGGPVGTVQEVGWRITKLLTPQNNIVVIPNAKLADSVITNYNQPLPAINVPTECGVSYESDLARVEQTALEVMLAIRDRMPEADKSFEPRVIFSSFGDSNITFNCVMRATDRPGSFRMKSALIRDLHKRFTAEGIEINYPVRKLMFPQNGTPAPAPRLFTEPPPPPEPGGDDEPKGTYRGRPIKGKVGTYGNRADEDDDGGD
- a CDS encoding CoA transferase, whose product is MGSSITLTPGLLQTAKIVGAMSPRPFLAGTLVIELGEVYSAPFAGKLLADLGADVIKIESLPKGDPARSMPPFARSPSPGAGPRDTSLMFAWLNANKRSVALNLRTITGRKLLKGLLAKADIFLHNKQPKDLEALGLTYEELHAQFPRLVVASVTPYGQTGPYRNRKAYPSTALHMTGASWYTPQHVDALDEPPLSLPGRPAAVMGGLAVAMGALTAIVSRKVTGQGSHVDVSETESVMPTQSTPVNRFSFDGMVEPRNERIYGIGPFDFFRVKDGWTSIFLVQDAHWNRLVKLMGDPDWSKDPIFKDRRTRAQYKEDVTALMQPWLLEQTNEDFYVKAQAADLPIGPARTIDKTLTDPQFVSRRIFRKARHPATGDMAYLRPPYLTPSLPWQTPAPSPRLGQHTSAVLMSTLGLSRRQLTTLAAQGVIA
- a CDS encoding CoA transferase, whose amino-acid sequence is MSRLPLSHIRVLELGTAIASPYATSLLADAGAEVVKIETERRPDNLRHNFPMLDGVGGVNRSFYFNIINRNKLGLTIDLLHPEGRAHFLKLVGISDVVIENFAAGTMERMGVPYGELRKANPGIIHVSLSGFGATGPTRNYVAYGPLLESVAGFAMLGGYEGGPPSNSAFVYTDYVSALYGAMLALSGLARRQETGQGAYFDVSQAEVTFNAIPDAFLQYAVNGSIPKKKENRDEFIPVHGVYHCKGLEQWVTLGARTEEEWAALCKALGDPAWAQRPEFATPASRVAHQAELNKLIEAWTRRHTPQEATDILQQHGVASAPVYNIQQVYEDPHLRERGMWQEIVHPVIGRRPGYASPAFIHGASREIRKAAPLWAEDNTRIYAELLGMPPADITRLTEAKALV
- a CDS encoding 3-keto-5-aminohexanoate cleavage protein, whose product is MKKLIIAVGLNENVTREQNPNVALSPEEIAADVAACVEAGASVIHLHGRDPRTGAPRLNDPDIYLRIFRAIRRVADIPCYPTYLTIPMPERYRHVEALAQDPLCRLEIAPIIGGSVNIIKVDPATNKFVGRTLDDTVLLDPWSAIMHHMEFAKKHDLWVSHDIFEPGMVRNAITLWKMGHYHRPSLLKFFLAENHPFGFPPEPRYLEVFAGMIPKDMDCEWLFLPFGVNYQSALECWTWAIANGGHVRVGLGDNPGGPGYLPTNAERVREIASLARSMGREIATVADVRARFAPIKK
- a CDS encoding aminomethyl-transferring glycine dehydrogenase subunit GcvPA, with translation MIPYLPTTERDRRAMLDTIGVERVDALFADIPKEFRDPGLNLPPPLSELELKRELQRLAAKNASGDEWGYFLGGGAYRHFIPGVVWNLVKRSEFLTAYTPYQPEISQGVLQASYEFQTLCCQLLNMEVANVGMYDGATAFAEAALMACRLTKRAKVRALATVSPRYIAVLETYAVPQGVEVEVVETATAAGGPEIACLLAQSPNFSGAMEDLDRLGKATHSHGSLLVVATDPIAMGLFKPPGDYGADIAVAEGQPLGVPMSFGGPYVGIFTCKASHVRQMPGRIVGKTVDGQGKTGYVLTLQTREQHIRRERATSNICTSETLIAIANAVYMAALGKWGMRRVAELCYHKAHYAAAQIAKIPGYAIATEGVFFKEFAVTCPAAPSEINKALRARKIVGGLDISSPGTPNRMLVCVTEVNTKAEIDSLIEGLREAADGR
- the gcvH gene encoding glycine cleavage system protein GcvH, whose amino-acid sequence is MNPPELRYSREHEWVRMEKDGTATIGITHYAQEQLGDVVYVDLPEKGKGLSQFTKFGEIESVKAVSDLFAPIGGEIIATNAALKDSPELVNTDPYGQGWMVKVKPRDTGELKSLMDSKAYDLLLQETT
- a CDS encoding glycine dehydrogenase subunit 2; translated protein: MEDKRRLLMDRSQPGRRGTTLPECDVPEAALPERRYLRDDLPMPEVSEPEIVRYFTHLSQLNYGVDTGFYPLGSCTMKYNPKLHEDAASYPGFASIHPLLDGELSQGALQLMHELQQMLAEIAGLHRCSLPPVAGAHGEYAGMQVIRAALRAKGQGHRKTVIIPDSAHGTNPATAAMCGFQVVSVPADGDGNMNLGRLQEALATGDVVALMITLPSTLGLFDRNIVEICRMVHMAGGYVYGDGANFNALLGRVKMGQLGFDVVHMNLHKTFTTPHGGGGPGSGAISVSRELAPFCATPVVTLRNGRYQLETPDKSFGRISTFHGNFGNLVRAYCYIRMLGAAGLREVSGNAVLHANYVQAKLKATYGLAYDRRCMHEVVFSPTHLKRHGVRALDVAKRLIDYGYHPPTMYFPLVVEEALMVEPTETETKETLDAFIEAMEQIAKEAAATPALLHEAPHHAPVGRLDEARAARQPDLRWRGGRKPA